A genome region from Rhizobium sp. ACO-34A includes the following:
- a CDS encoding oxidoreductase, protein MQELAGKNALVTGGSRGIGEAIAIALSEKGANVAITYERSVESAERLVRTIEGNGGKAIAIQADSADPSAIQRSVDETVRALGGLDILVNNAAIARYNTIADFTVEDIDALLAVNVRGPVLAAKAAIPYFKKGGRIITIGSAGADRIAGIPGTVYYMTKGALQAFNRGLARELGPRDITVNLVQPGSTNTDSNPETGEFADYQRSLSALGRFNQPQDVAAAVAFLATPAARQITGTILTVDGGALA, encoded by the coding sequence ATGCAGGAACTGGCTGGAAAGAATGCGCTCGTGACCGGTGGGTCGCGCGGCATCGGCGAGGCGATTGCGATTGCGCTGTCCGAGAAGGGTGCAAACGTCGCGATAACGTACGAGCGATCCGTAGAGAGCGCGGAGCGACTTGTCCGGACTATCGAAGGGAATGGCGGCAAGGCAATCGCGATACAGGCCGACAGCGCGGATCCTTCGGCCATCCAACGGTCAGTGGACGAAACCGTCCGTGCGCTGGGCGGTCTCGACATTCTCGTTAACAATGCGGCGATCGCGCGATATAACACGATTGCGGATTTCACGGTCGAAGATATCGACGCACTGCTTGCCGTTAACGTACGCGGGCCGGTTCTGGCTGCAAAGGCCGCAATTCCCTACTTCAAGAAAGGTGGGCGCATCATTACCATCGGATCGGCGGGCGCAGATCGCATCGCAGGAATACCTGGCACGGTCTATTACATGACCAAAGGCGCGCTCCAGGCATTTAACCGCGGCCTTGCGCGCGAATTAGGCCCCCGAGACATAACGGTCAATCTCGTGCAGCCGGGATCGACAAACACGGACTCGAATCCGGAGACGGGCGAGTTTGCCGACTACCAGCGCAGTCTCAGCGCACTCGGTCGCTTCAATCAGCCGCAGGATGTTGCGGCTGCAGTTGCTTTCCTGGCGACACCGGCCGCCCGGCAGATTACCGGCACCATCCTTACTGTGGACGGCGGCGCTCTCGCGTAG
- a CDS encoding homoserine dehydrogenase, which produces MKTSRIAIAGFGGVGRATASLLLSRRERYREVYGADMRLVAVCGSRSGVKSAAGLEEEQLSKLEDGLSGPAFIEESGADILIEAGPSDFRTGGPGLAYLRSSLSAGRDTIVISKGALVHSGRELRELARGSGALLKLSGAASAALPTIDLVEHSLKGCEVLEVEGILNATTNYLLDAMTTRGIGFDEALREAQLGGFAEADPRNDTEGWDTACKLLILANFGLGADLTMNDLTVEGIQSVSAERIETWRGQGLVPKLVGRISCGNGAIRAEVGIRTYPLADPFANIRGKDKAIRIVTDAMGETFAIGSGKEPLATAAAALKDLEHILAVRMA; this is translated from the coding sequence ATGAAGACATCGAGGATTGCGATAGCAGGTTTCGGCGGCGTGGGGCGGGCAACGGCAAGCCTGCTTTTGTCACGGCGGGAGCGTTATCGCGAAGTTTATGGCGCGGATATGCGGCTCGTGGCCGTCTGCGGATCCCGGTCCGGTGTAAAAAGCGCGGCCGGACTGGAAGAAGAGCAACTCTCCAAGCTCGAAGACGGGCTCTCGGGCCCGGCCTTCATCGAGGAGAGTGGGGCCGATATTCTGATCGAGGCAGGGCCGAGCGATTTCCGCACCGGGGGGCCGGGGCTTGCCTATCTTCGTTCGTCGCTCTCGGCCGGGCGTGACACGATCGTCATATCGAAGGGCGCGCTGGTTCATAGCGGGCGGGAACTGCGGGAACTTGCCCGAGGTTCCGGCGCCCTGTTGAAACTCAGCGGTGCCGCTTCCGCTGCCCTGCCGACGATCGATCTGGTCGAGCATAGTCTCAAAGGCTGCGAGGTGCTCGAAGTCGAGGGCATTCTGAATGCCACTACCAATTACCTGCTCGATGCCATGACGACACGTGGAATCGGCTTCGATGAGGCATTGCGGGAGGCACAGCTCGGCGGTTTCGCCGAGGCTGATCCACGCAATGACACGGAAGGCTGGGATACGGCTTGCAAGCTGCTGATCCTCGCCAATTTCGGGCTTGGAGCTGACCTTACGATGAACGATCTGACCGTCGAGGGGATCCAGTCCGTCTCCGCTGAACGGATCGAGACCTGGCGCGGGCAGGGGCTTGTTCCGAAACTCGTCGGCCGCATTTCGTGCGGGAATGGCGCAATCCGCGCCGAGGTCGGCATCAGGACATATCCACTTGCCGATCCCTTCGCCAACATTCGCGGCAAGGACAAGGCGATCCGCATTGTGACTGATGCGATGGGCGAGACGTTCGCGATCGGGTCCGGAAAAGAGCCGCTTGCGACGGCCGCCGCAGCGTTGAAGGATCTGGAACATATTCTGGCGGTAAGGATGGCCTGA
- a CDS encoding NADP-dependent oxidoreductase — translation MKAAVYDNPGPPTVLRYADVPDPVCGPQDVLIAVEAISIEGGDLINRRSTPQRSPWIVGYAAAGTIVAVGENVTDRTVGQRVTAFDMQGSHAELWSVPASRTWLIPNDVDMAQAAALPISFGTARHCVITRGRLNEGETVLIQAAAGGVGLAAIQLARQAGATVIAVAGGRERQARLTALGAAHVIDRFEQDVVGEARRLTDDRGVDLVIDPVGSTLQASLSALAVEGRLVFVGNAGGGGLDVDLWSPMQNNQTLHGVFMGSLFERPAVHRTVDELLEATAKRRLDVVIDQVFPLREAAKAHEYAETAKPLGRVVMTP, via the coding sequence ATGAAAGCTGCAGTCTATGACAACCCCGGTCCGCCGACAGTCTTGAGGTATGCTGATGTGCCCGATCCCGTCTGTGGGCCGCAGGACGTGCTGATTGCCGTCGAGGCGATTTCGATTGAGGGCGGCGACTTGATCAACCGGCGCTCGACACCGCAGCGATCCCCCTGGATCGTCGGTTATGCCGCTGCTGGCACGATTGTCGCGGTCGGCGAAAATGTCACGGACCGGACGGTCGGCCAAAGGGTGACGGCCTTTGACATGCAGGGATCGCATGCCGAACTATGGTCCGTGCCCGCCTCTCGCACATGGTTGATCCCAAACGACGTCGACATGGCGCAGGCCGCGGCGCTGCCGATCTCCTTCGGGACGGCCCGCCACTGTGTCATCACCAGGGGCAGGCTAAACGAAGGCGAGACAGTGCTGATCCAGGCCGCCGCTGGTGGCGTTGGTCTGGCGGCCATTCAGCTGGCGCGTCAAGCGGGGGCGACGGTCATTGCGGTCGCCGGTGGTCGCGAACGACAAGCGCGTTTGACCGCACTTGGCGCCGCGCATGTCATCGATCGATTTGAGCAGGATGTCGTCGGGGAAGCCCGTCGCTTGACCGATGACAGGGGAGTTGATCTCGTGATCGACCCCGTTGGATCGACCTTGCAAGCCTCTCTTTCCGCGCTTGCCGTCGAGGGACGTCTCGTCTTCGTCGGAAACGCCGGCGGTGGTGGTCTCGACGTCGATCTCTGGTCGCCCATGCAGAACAATCAAACGCTTCACGGCGTTTTCATGGGGTCACTGTTCGAACGGCCTGCCGTGCATCGGACGGTTGACGAACTTCTGGAGGCCACTGCGAAAAGGCGGCTGGATGTGGTCATCGATCAGGTCTTTCCGCTTCGAGAGGCAGCAAAAGCTCATGAATATGCCGAAACGGCAAAGCCGTTAGGCCGCGTTGTGATGACACCCTGA
- a CDS encoding LysR family transcriptional regulator, with amino-acid sequence MDIEDLRTFVEVADAGGVTSAALRLGVSKSMVSRRLVRLEAELGVQLLARSTRGASLTEAGATFRDYAARVSAEIDVARDTILPAGELTGRLRIAAPLSFGPTHFASVLADMALRHPQLQIQTSYSDRFVDLIAEGFDCAIRVGTLQDSNLIARRVGPLYGNYVASPAYIKVHGSPETPEELVTHQALMQGMETWQVMDGEKIVTVRPQGRFKADNGAALVAAAVAGLGIAALPDGLTRAYLDSGALVTVMKNHPPPPAGIFVVRPPGQHPSRKVRVLTEMLIECFDGRGQGSDKPD; translated from the coding sequence ATGGACATCGAAGATCTGCGGACGTTTGTCGAGGTTGCGGATGCGGGCGGAGTGACATCTGCTGCGCTTCGGCTGGGCGTCTCCAAGTCGATGGTGAGCCGACGGCTCGTAAGGCTTGAGGCCGAGCTTGGCGTCCAGTTGCTTGCAAGGTCGACACGTGGGGCTTCCCTGACGGAAGCGGGCGCCACTTTCCGGGATTATGCCGCCAGGGTCAGCGCCGAGATCGATGTCGCCAGAGACACGATCCTGCCCGCCGGGGAGCTGACCGGTCGACTGAGAATTGCCGCACCCCTTTCCTTCGGCCCCACCCACTTCGCATCTGTTCTCGCGGACATGGCATTGCGCCATCCGCAACTACAGATCCAGACCAGCTATAGCGACCGTTTCGTGGACCTGATTGCGGAAGGGTTTGATTGCGCGATCCGGGTCGGCACACTTCAGGATTCCAACCTGATCGCGAGACGCGTTGGTCCGCTATACGGAAACTACGTCGCGAGCCCGGCTTATATCAAAGTCCATGGCTCCCCGGAAACACCGGAGGAGCTCGTCACGCATCAGGCGCTGATGCAGGGAATGGAAACGTGGCAGGTGATGGATGGCGAAAAGATCGTCACCGTTCGCCCGCAGGGCCGATTCAAGGCTGACAACGGGGCTGCTCTCGTCGCCGCTGCCGTGGCCGGATTGGGTATCGCCGCGCTCCCCGACGGCCTCACCCGGGCCTATCTGGATTCCGGGGCATTGGTGACGGTCATGAAAAATCATCCGCCGCCGCCGGCCGGGATCTTCGTCGTGCGGCCGCCGGGACAGCACCCTTCGAGAAAGGTCCGCGTTCTGACCGAAATGCTGATCGAGTGTTTCGATGGCCGCGGGCAGGGAAGCGACAAACCCGACTAA
- a CDS encoding hydrolase, whose amino-acid sequence MTFRNGLDSLLRPEDSVLVLIDHQPYQLANLNSHDPQAVVNSTTALAKLAKAFDVPTILTSVIADRGGLLFKQITDVFPDQKVIDRTWVNTWQDENVVNVVKATGRKQLIIAGLWTEVCVAMPVIQAAGEGWDVTVITDASGGISKESHEVAVQRMIAAGANPMTVMALAGEWQRDWARTGHVEQLTEILIQHFAGSGIAYLWEQQLLNTPVQAASKAGL is encoded by the coding sequence ATGACCTTCCGTAACGGCCTTGACTCACTTCTTCGTCCCGAAGACTCCGTTCTCGTCCTGATTGATCATCAGCCCTATCAGCTCGCAAACCTGAACAGTCACGATCCGCAAGCTGTGGTCAACAGCACGACCGCGTTGGCGAAGCTGGCAAAAGCCTTCGACGTTCCGACCATTCTTACCAGCGTGATCGCGGATCGAGGCGGACTTCTCTTCAAGCAGATCACCGATGTATTTCCGGACCAGAAGGTCATCGATCGTACCTGGGTAAACACCTGGCAGGATGAAAATGTTGTGAACGTCGTCAAGGCGACCGGCCGCAAGCAACTGATTATTGCTGGCCTGTGGACCGAGGTTTGTGTCGCAATGCCCGTCATCCAGGCAGCCGGCGAAGGCTGGGACGTGACCGTAATCACCGATGCGTCGGGCGGAATTTCGAAGGAGTCTCACGAAGTTGCGGTCCAGCGTATGATCGCGGCTGGCGCGAACCCGATGACCGTGATGGCGCTCGCTGGCGAATGGCAGCGCGATTGGGCGCGCACCGGGCATGTCGAGCAACTGACCGAGATTCTCATCCAGCACTTTGCTGGCAGCGGCATCGCATATCTGTGGGAACAGCAGCTTCTCAACACGCCCGTACAGGCGGCCAGCAAGGCCGGTCTGTAA
- a CDS encoding LLM class flavin-dependent oxidoreductase produces the protein MEIGIDSFAAILPDPKTGRLPSPTDRMAELIEEVVVADRVGLDIFGIGEHHRSEFLDSAPTIILAAAAARTTRIRLTSAVTVLSAADPVRVFQEFATLDLISKGRAELVVGRGSFIEAYPLFGLDTRHYDELFAEKLDLFLKLGEATDITWEGRFRPQLKGQGVFPRPHQSRLPVWIGAGGSPESFARAGALGLPLMVAIIGGSFERFRPLVDLYRETGQRAGHDPEKLRVGVHAMGFVGESDLAAKDAFFPGWAHLTTKIGRERGWSPPTRQQFEIMAGPDGAFLVGDPKTVAAKMLRASETLGGLSRITFQMSTASLETEAMKQSIELLGTEVAPIIRARR, from the coding sequence ATGGAAATCGGTATCGACAGTTTTGCAGCCATCCTTCCTGATCCGAAAACGGGCAGGCTCCCGTCGCCGACGGATCGCATGGCCGAACTCATCGAGGAGGTCGTCGTCGCAGATCGCGTCGGCCTCGATATCTTCGGTATCGGCGAGCATCATCGGAGTGAGTTTCTCGATTCCGCTCCGACTATCATTCTGGCCGCGGCCGCGGCCCGCACGACCCGGATCCGGTTGACGAGTGCTGTAACTGTTCTGAGCGCAGCCGATCCGGTTCGAGTATTCCAGGAGTTTGCGACCCTCGACCTGATTTCCAAAGGTCGGGCCGAACTTGTGGTCGGCCGGGGATCCTTCATCGAGGCCTATCCGCTATTCGGCCTGGATACGCGCCACTATGACGAGCTCTTCGCCGAAAAGCTCGACCTGTTTCTCAAGCTCGGGGAAGCGACCGATATCACTTGGGAAGGCCGCTTCCGGCCGCAGCTCAAAGGCCAAGGCGTCTTTCCGCGTCCACATCAATCGCGGCTCCCCGTATGGATCGGCGCCGGCGGTTCGCCAGAATCCTTCGCGCGCGCCGGTGCACTCGGCCTTCCCTTGATGGTGGCGATCATCGGCGGCAGCTTCGAGCGCTTCCGACCACTTGTCGATCTATATCGCGAAACCGGCCAACGCGCCGGGCATGATCCCGAAAAGCTCAGGGTGGGCGTCCACGCCATGGGCTTTGTCGGCGAGAGCGATTTGGCTGCGAAGGATGCCTTTTTTCCCGGGTGGGCCCATCTGACGACGAAGATAGGTCGTGAGCGCGGCTGGTCGCCGCCCACGCGCCAGCAGTTCGAGATCATGGCGGGTCCTGACGGCGCATTCCTTGTCGGCGATCCGAAAACCGTCGCCGCCAAGATGTTGCGGGCAAGCGAGACGCTTGGCGGGCTCTCGCGCATCACCTTTCAAATGAGTACCGCGTCGCTCGAGACGGAAGCGATGAAGCAGTCGATCGAACTCTTGGGCACCGAGGTCGCGCCGATCATCAGGGCGAGGCGATAG
- a CDS encoding LysR family transcriptional regulator: MDIEDLRIFVEVADAGGITSAARRLGVSKSMVSRGLTRIEGALGTQLLARTTRGAGLTEAGVLFRDYAARVCAEIDIAREAILPEGDLRGRFRVAVPLTSGPVHFAPVLAKMARHHPLLQIQADYSDRFADLIVDGFDCAIRVGALRDSNLMAKRVGQIYGKLVASPDYIRLHGSPETPEDIASHQALIGAETWRFMDGERIITVQPQGRFRTDNGMALASAAAEGLGIAWLPDCVTREYLASGALVPIMTRYPLPVGGVYVVRPPSPHPSRKVRVLSELLIESFEKDAHLWVSRCDAATACSAFRDTA; the protein is encoded by the coding sequence ATGGACATCGAAGATCTTCGGATATTCGTGGAGGTCGCCGACGCAGGGGGGATTACCTCGGCTGCGCGCCGATTGGGGGTCTCCAAGTCTATGGTCAGCCGCGGCCTAACCAGGATCGAGGGTGCGCTCGGGACCCAGCTTCTTGCACGAACGACGCGGGGCGCTGGCCTGACGGAGGCCGGAGTGCTGTTTCGGGACTATGCGGCAAGGGTTTGCGCCGAGATCGACATTGCGCGCGAGGCGATCCTGCCGGAAGGTGACTTGCGTGGACGGTTCCGGGTGGCCGTTCCGCTCACATCGGGTCCGGTCCATTTCGCCCCTGTTCTCGCAAAGATGGCGCGCCACCACCCGCTGCTTCAGATACAAGCCGATTACAGCGACCGGTTCGCCGACTTGATCGTCGACGGGTTCGATTGTGCGATCCGTGTCGGCGCTCTTCGTGATTCGAACCTGATGGCAAAACGCGTCGGCCAGATCTACGGCAAGCTGGTGGCGAGCCCGGATTATATCAGATTGCATGGCTCGCCGGAGACGCCGGAAGACATCGCATCACACCAGGCTTTGATCGGTGCGGAGACCTGGAGATTCATGGATGGCGAGAGGATCATCACTGTACAGCCGCAGGGCCGCTTCAGGACGGACAACGGTATGGCGCTTGCGAGCGCCGCCGCTGAAGGGCTTGGCATCGCCTGGCTCCCTGATTGTGTCACCCGTGAATATCTTGCCTCCGGAGCGCTTGTTCCGATCATGACCCGCTATCCACTACCGGTCGGCGGGGTCTATGTCGTGCGGCCTCCCAGCCCGCATCCATCCCGAAAGGTGCGGGTCCTGTCGGAGTTGCTGATCGAATCCTTTGAGAAAGACGCCCATCTTTGGGTGTCGAGATGTGATGCCGCGACAGCGTGTTCCGCTTTCCGCGACACAGCGTAG
- a CDS encoding GNAT family N-acetyltransferase: MSEEVEREDGASKGRYRIVVDGHEAEMTYSRAGQKLIIIDHTDVPAALRGRKIGEQLVRRAVEDARREGITIIPLCPFAKAQIGRHAEWQDVLRK, from the coding sequence TTGAGCGAAGAGGTTGAACGGGAAGATGGCGCGTCCAAGGGACGCTACCGGATCGTCGTTGATGGGCACGAAGCCGAGATGACATACAGTCGTGCGGGGCAGAAGCTGATCATCATCGACCACACGGATGTTCCGGCTGCGTTGCGTGGCCGGAAAATCGGCGAGCAATTGGTCCGCCGGGCGGTCGAGGATGCCCGGCGCGAAGGCATTACGATCATCCCGCTTTGCCCATTCGCGAAAGCGCAGATCGGACGCCATGCGGAATGGCAGGATGTCTTGAGAAAGTGA
- a CDS encoding LysR family transcriptional regulator translates to MDIEELRTFVEVADASGVTQAARRLGVSKSLVSRRLARLEQFLGVQLLARTTRGASLTEAGATFREHAARICNEFDVARDATLPSGDLRGRLRVAAPLSFGPTHFAPILSQMARRHPQLQILSSYTDRFVDLVGEGFDCAIRLGHLQDSVLVARRVGSIFGILVASPEYIEVHGAPVTPDEIVNHQVVMRDNEMWQFMDGDRIVTVRPQGRFVADSGISLVSAALDGIGIGYLPEPLVADHIRSGALVPIMTRYPIPPAGIFVVRPPGQQPSRKVRILTEMLIERFGTAAVKDGAAGLGRQDERSPCV, encoded by the coding sequence ATGGATATCGAGGAACTTCGCACCTTCGTGGAAGTCGCCGACGCCTCCGGCGTCACGCAGGCAGCGCGCCGACTTGGCGTTTCCAAATCGCTCGTCAGCCGACGGCTTGCTCGGCTTGAGCAATTTCTGGGCGTTCAATTGCTCGCGCGAACGACGCGCGGCGCCTCCTTGACCGAAGCTGGCGCGACGTTTCGCGAGCACGCGGCAAGAATCTGCAATGAGTTTGATGTTGCAAGGGACGCCACTCTTCCCTCAGGAGATCTTCGCGGCCGGTTACGTGTCGCTGCACCGCTTTCTTTTGGCCCGACACATTTTGCTCCCATCCTCTCTCAAATGGCGCGCAGACATCCGCAACTGCAAATCCTCTCTTCCTATACCGATCGTTTCGTCGATCTCGTCGGAGAGGGTTTCGACTGCGCCATTCGGCTTGGCCATCTTCAAGATTCTGTCCTGGTCGCGAGACGTGTCGGGTCGATCTTCGGCATTCTGGTTGCGAGTCCTGAATACATCGAAGTTCACGGTGCTCCGGTAACACCGGACGAGATCGTAAATCATCAAGTCGTCATGCGGGACAACGAGATGTGGCAATTCATGGACGGCGACAGGATCGTTACGGTGCGTCCCCAGGGACGCTTTGTCGCTGATAGCGGAATATCGCTCGTATCTGCCGCTCTGGATGGTATTGGGATCGGCTACCTGCCGGAACCGCTTGTCGCGGATCATATTCGTTCGGGCGCATTGGTGCCAATCATGACCCGCTATCCGATTCCGCCAGCCGGCATCTTCGTCGTAAGGCCACCCGGCCAGCAGCCCTCACGAAAGGTGAGGATTCTGACTGAAATGCTCATCGAACGTTTCGGAACCGCGGCCGTCAAGGACGGTGCGGCAGGCCTCGGCAGGCAAGACGAACGATCACCTTGTGTGTGA
- a CDS encoding transcriptional regulator, with the protein MTRRIFIAFVTIFSFSAVQAQTTQEQTGADLIVFNARIFTGNRAQPEASAVAVKKGRIYSVGSDVDILGLKNSKTEIVDARSRRLIPGIIDAHIHVLNDLAYNYNVRWDGVPTLREALTMLSEQAARTPEGQWVKVIGGWSPYQFEENRFPTLDELREAVPDRPMIVQYAYNQAFLNKQAMETFGVGTDRFPKVPDIEFEKDSSGNPTGVVHGYTWLFLALEAMVPQPTFDEQVSSLIYSIHGLNQFGVTSIVDNGGRWPYPEAQARVAVLAQDNRLNVRMPFVDLQLGDGGPVNMVDLEIEAITKTAPISPGQNLHPNLAHGHEYRGAGEVLSGEVHDHENFDRPAVIIEPEKMRRFVEQDVSKLVQRRIPFRMHVSYNENISPFLDALEKVNETIPLDGLKWSLEHAETISPENIARVKKLGGGIALDAKMALHGDGFIKTYGREKALETPHLRMLVDSGMPLAMTTDAFRAATYNPWVALSWMVSGKSVSGSEVLASDNRLSRTEALRLFTSGPAWFMNAEAELGVIAPGNLADFAVLDRDYFAVPEDQIKSVSSVLTVMDGKIVYGAQDYSALSPKLPDILPAWSPVKYFGSYHGEK; encoded by the coding sequence ATGACCAGGAGAATATTCATTGCATTTGTGACGATCTTTTCTTTCTCCGCGGTTCAGGCGCAGACAACGCAGGAACAGACCGGCGCTGACCTGATCGTTTTCAATGCAAGGATCTTTACCGGCAACCGAGCTCAGCCCGAAGCTTCGGCTGTGGCGGTCAAAAAAGGCCGCATTTATTCCGTCGGCTCCGATGTGGACATTCTCGGTCTGAAGAATTCCAAAACCGAGATTGTCGATGCTCGCAGCCGCAGACTGATCCCGGGCATCATCGATGCCCATATCCATGTCCTCAACGATCTGGCCTATAACTACAATGTTCGATGGGATGGGGTCCCGACGCTGCGTGAGGCGTTGACGATGCTGAGCGAGCAGGCCGCACGCACGCCAGAGGGTCAATGGGTCAAGGTCATCGGAGGCTGGTCCCCCTATCAGTTTGAGGAGAACCGTTTTCCGACACTGGACGAATTGCGCGAAGCCGTGCCCGATCGTCCCATGATTGTGCAATATGCCTATAACCAAGCCTTCTTGAACAAGCAGGCGATGGAGACATTTGGAGTGGGCACCGATCGGTTCCCAAAGGTGCCGGACATCGAATTCGAAAAGGACAGCAGCGGCAATCCCACCGGTGTGGTCCACGGATACACATGGTTGTTTCTTGCTTTGGAAGCCATGGTGCCGCAGCCCACGTTCGACGAACAGGTGAGTTCGTTGATTTATAGCATTCACGGTCTGAACCAGTTCGGCGTGACCTCAATCGTCGATAACGGCGGCAGGTGGCCTTATCCGGAGGCTCAGGCGAGGGTAGCGGTGCTTGCGCAAGATAACCGCCTCAATGTGCGCATGCCCTTTGTGGACTTGCAGCTCGGCGACGGTGGGCCGGTAAATATGGTGGATCTGGAAATCGAGGCGATCACGAAAACAGCGCCGATAAGTCCGGGACAGAACCTGCACCCCAACCTGGCACACGGCCATGAATATCGGGGTGCCGGTGAGGTTCTGAGCGGTGAAGTGCACGATCATGAGAACTTCGACCGCCCGGCGGTCATCATCGAGCCTGAGAAGATGCGGCGCTTCGTCGAGCAGGATGTAAGTAAGCTGGTCCAGCGGCGCATCCCGTTCCGCATGCACGTCAGCTACAACGAGAACATCTCGCCCTTTCTCGACGCTCTGGAGAAGGTGAACGAAACGATCCCGCTCGATGGCCTGAAATGGAGTCTCGAGCACGCTGAGACCATCAGCCCGGAAAACATCGCCCGGGTGAAAAAGCTGGGCGGCGGAATTGCCCTGGACGCCAAGATGGCACTGCACGGCGATGGTTTCATCAAGACCTATGGTCGCGAGAAGGCGTTGGAAACACCGCATCTGCGCATGCTCGTCGACAGCGGCATGCCGCTGGCCATGACCACCGATGCCTTCCGGGCAGCGACGTACAATCCATGGGTCGCTTTAAGCTGGATGGTGTCCGGGAAGTCGGTGTCCGGATCCGAAGTTCTCGCCAGTGACAATCGCCTGTCACGCACCGAGGCGCTGAGACTTTTCACCAGCGGGCCAGCCTGGTTCATGAATGCAGAAGCCGAGCTAGGCGTAATCGCCCCCGGAAATCTGGCAGACTTCGCCGTTCTCGACAGGGATTACTTCGCCGTGCCGGAAGATCAGATCAAATCCGTCTCTTCTGTGCTCACCGTCATGGACGGAAAGATAGTCTACGGCGCACAGGACTATAGCGCTCTATCGCCAAAACTACCCGACATCCTTCCGGCTTGGTCACCCGTTAAATACTTCGGCAGCTATCATGGGGAAAAATGA
- a CDS encoding glyoxalase/bleomycin resistance/dioxygenase family protein, which produces MADFDFPEKNISSLFADVRGHHVAIRVPDRDTAIQWYRDKLDWRVVHTWAYGDQQLAFLAPPEDDRFMVELLAGGDPGPHPLPPYKGLADSLRYAGYHHFCLTVADIEATMDELRRRAVNILAEPFQVDEISRKIAFVADPFGNVIELAEVI; this is translated from the coding sequence ATGGCTGACTTTGACTTCCCCGAGAAGAACATATCATCGCTCTTCGCGGACGTGCGCGGACATCACGTTGCGATCCGTGTGCCCGACCGGGACACCGCCATTCAATGGTATCGGGATAAGCTCGACTGGCGCGTCGTCCACACGTGGGCTTATGGTGACCAACAGCTCGCCTTTCTCGCGCCGCCAGAAGACGATCGGTTCATGGTCGAACTGCTTGCCGGTGGCGACCCGGGTCCGCACCCGCTGCCGCCATACAAGGGTCTGGCCGATAGCTTGAGATACGCTGGGTACCATCATTTCTGCCTGACCGTTGCCGATATAGAAGCCACGATGGACGAGTTGCGCCGCCGCGCCGTCAATATCCTCGCCGAACCGTTTCAGGTCGACGAGATCAGCCGCAAGATCGCTTTCGTCGCCGATCCTTTCGGGAACGTGATTGAATTGGCCGAAGTCATCTAG